The Leptospira harrisiae sequence AAAATATTCCGAAGGATTTAATACAAAAATCAAAAATTGGTCCAATCCACACAAAAGAACTGGGAGAAATCACAAAACAAGATGATTCAGAAGTGGAGTTTGTACAAAACTTTTTGAATGCTTCACCTCAGAACTTAAAAAAAGAAATCTTACAACTCATTCGAATTCAAAACTTTGGACAACTCATCGGTGTTCTGGATGCAATCCAAACCGAAGACAAAGGAAAACAAATTTTAGAGCAAAAAGTTAAAAACAAAAAATACAAATTCTTAATCGATTTAGTTCAGTCCTCTAATCCTTTAGAGTGACAATATTAATTTTTTGGTAACCTTTCAATTTTAATATATCTGTTACGAATACAAAAAATTCAAACTTAGTTTGTTTATCTACTTCAAGAACAACACTTGATTTTCCATCAACATTCATAGGGATTACATTCAAAAAAGATTCTTTTGGGGTTTCTTTTCCATCCAAATATATCGTACCTAAGTGGTTGATTGAAATTTTAAATTTAGGAGATTCTTCTCCAATTGATTCTGTTTTGGTTTTGGGTAAGTCGAGTTGTAAAGTGGATGTGGTCTCAGTAAATCGGACAGCCAACATTAAAAAAATGAGTAAGATAAATAAAACATCGATAAGACTACTGATATCAATCAGTGCATTCGAACTTGATTTACGGAGTTTCATTTTTGACTGAAAAATCCTTTACTAAAAGTTCGGAAATATAACGAATTTTGTTCTCAGCAAATCTGTGAAAATAAAGTGAAGGGATTGCCACAAGAAGACCTGCGATTGTAGTGTTGAGTGCATCTTTGATACCACCAGCTAACACTTCCAAGCTGACCTTCCCTTGCGATTCCATTGCTCCAAAGGCTGAATTGATCCCAATCACAGTCCCAAGTAAACCGAGGAGCATGGAAAGAGAAGCTATTGTCGGCAACCAGTGAATGGTTCTTTCCAAAGGAGAAAAGAATAATTCGAGTTCTTGTTCTGTTGGTTCCTTGGGAAAATATTGGACACGAATACGGTTATCCTCTAATTTCCGAAGTCCCAAAACGATTCGAAAGAAAAAATAGAAAGAAGTGAGTGAAAAACTAAAAAGAAGAATAAAAATCAAAATTGCGGGAATTGAAAATGTCCAATTCATGGATGTATCGACCTCTATGAACCAATACCAACTCCCATCCCAAGAAAAGAAACCGGAATATGTAAGAACCAATTTTGATGGAATCGCGAAAGCCTATGATCGATTCAATGATTGGAATAGCTTTTTTCTTCATAGAATCTGGAAGGATTGGGTGGTCAGAGAGGCCAAAAAGAGTGTTCCTACCGCAAAATCTGCCCTAGACCTTTGTTGTGGGACAGGTGACATCACTCTTCGCCTTTCCAAGGACCAAAGTCTAAGCCGAATCGTAGGCCTTGATTTTTCGGAAAAGATGTTATCCTTTGCCATCCACAAAATTCCAAAAGATCCAAAAGTGGAACTCCTCATAGGGGACGCCATGGACTTAAAACAATTTGCCGATGGGAGTTTTGATATTGTCACGATGGGATTTGGCCTTCGGAATGTTTCTGATCTTCGAAAGTGCCTTTTAGAAATCAAACGGGTGTTAAAGAAAGGTGGGGTTTTTGTAAATTTGGATGTGGGTCGTGTGAGACCAAACTTCTTGAAATTTTTTGCAGATTTTTATTTTTTCAAAATTGTTCCCTTATTCGGGTATTTACTCTACGGAAAGGAAAACGAGATGTTTGATTATCTACCTCATTCTTCCAAAACTTACCCAGACCAAGAAACCCTGGCAAAAATCCTCACGGAACTCGGATTTCAAAATGTTCGTTTCCAAAATTTTGTTTTTGGAAACGCGGTGGCACATGTAGCAACTCATTAAGAATGAATGGCAAACCAATTCGATTTATGTCTGATTAGTTTGAGAATTTGTACTTTTTTTTGATCAGCGTTCGTACTTTCCCCCAAAAATCCCATGGATTTCCCTAATTTTTATCAAAACTACGTTGATTTTTTAGGTGTTTTGTCGTTTAATTCACTATGCAGGTAGGAAATCTCTATATGAATCGATGGTTAGTTCTTTTTACAATTCCTCTTCTCTTATTGGACTGCTCCAATAAAAAGAAGGGTTTATTACTTCTCCCATTTTTGGGTTTAGGAGATGGAACGCAACAAGCGGCC is a genomic window containing:
- a CDS encoding ExbD/TolR family protein — translated: MKLRKSSSNALIDISSLIDVLFILLIFLMLAVRFTETTSTLQLDLPKTKTESIGEESPKFKISINHLGTIYLDGKETPKESFLNVIPMNVDGKSSVVLEVDKQTKFEFFVFVTDILKLKGYQKINIVTLKD
- a CDS encoding MotA/TolQ/ExbB proton channel family protein, coding for MNWTFSIPAILIFILLFSFSLTSFYFFFRIVLGLRKLEDNRIRVQYFPKEPTEQELELFFSPLERTIHWLPTIASLSMLLGLLGTVIGINSAFGAMESQGKVSLEVLAGGIKDALNTTIAGLLVAIPSLYFHRFAENKIRYISELLVKDFSVKNETP
- a CDS encoding ubiquinone/menaquinone biosynthesis methyltransferase — protein: MNQYQLPSQEKKPEYVRTNFDGIAKAYDRFNDWNSFFLHRIWKDWVVREAKKSVPTAKSALDLCCGTGDITLRLSKDQSLSRIVGLDFSEKMLSFAIHKIPKDPKVELLIGDAMDLKQFADGSFDIVTMGFGLRNVSDLRKCLLEIKRVLKKGGVFVNLDVGRVRPNFLKFFADFYFFKIVPLFGYLLYGKENEMFDYLPHSSKTYPDQETLAKILTELGFQNVRFQNFVFGNAVAHVATH